In Pleurocapsa sp. PCC 7319, the following are encoded in one genomic region:
- a CDS encoding glycosyltransferase family 2 protein: MISKHITLVIATYKRVDTLRCVLKSLILQQYQDWTAIVVGDCCSDETAEMIHSLGESRIKYYNFPERFGEQSGPNNFGLQLVQGEFVSFLNHDDLLLRDHLGYSLEQMIAQGSDFHIGQCANATKVKFEDNGTIIPEFTELLPESRDLNYLILSNAMLFEPSSFWLIRTSYARAIGNWKPSNSLWRPSLRDWLMRAWRLGGKFSFGDKVTGLRFLTQNARKGTLLYTNTSPEHDYMIQCFENESPDGIRQLIQHQIESASKAEVSTQPQEEQYDWSDLHFLNINWGEYETKILQYFFVRQMLGSLYLWFGFDHLNFRSRLLSRPKGSFHKKLLKHRTGENISKMPNISNLLQNPEAYRVL, from the coding sequence ATGATTTCAAAACATATAACGTTAGTAATTGCAACCTACAAACGTGTTGACACCCTGAGATGTGTACTCAAATCCCTCATTCTACAACAATACCAGGACTGGACTGCAATTGTTGTTGGCGACTGCTGTAGCGATGAAACGGCAGAGATGATCCACTCTTTAGGAGAGTCTCGTATTAAGTACTACAATTTTCCTGAACGATTTGGCGAGCAATCTGGTCCCAATAATTTTGGTTTACAATTAGTTCAAGGCGAGTTTGTTAGTTTTCTAAATCATGACGACCTTTTACTCAGGGATCACTTAGGTTACTCCCTGGAGCAGATGATCGCACAAGGTAGTGATTTCCATATTGGTCAATGTGCCAATGCCACTAAAGTAAAATTCGAGGATAATGGTACTATAATCCCCGAGTTTACCGAGCTTCTTCCTGAATCGAGAGATTTAAATTATCTAATTTTGTCGAATGCCATGCTGTTCGAGCCGAGCAGCTTTTGGCTAATACGAACATCCTATGCTAGAGCAATTGGTAACTGGAAACCGTCAAACAGTTTATGGCGACCCTCTTTGCGGGACTGGCTCATGCGAGCTTGGCGTTTAGGAGGTAAATTCTCCTTCGGTGACAAAGTTACTGGTCTTCGATTTCTTACTCAAAATGCCCGAAAAGGAACGCTATTGTATACCAACACTAGTCCCGAACATGATTATATGATTCAATGCTTTGAGAATGAATCTCCAGATGGGATTCGCCAATTGATTCAGCACCAGATCGAGTCAGCAAGCAAGGCAGAAGTATCAACTCAACCGCAAGAGGAGCAGTATGATTGGAGTGATTTGCACTTTCTGAATATTAATTGGGGTGAATATGAAACTAAAATTTTACAATACTTCTTCGTGAGGCAAATGCTCGGTTCTCTCTATTTATGGTTCGGTTTCGATCATCTAAACTTCAGATCTCGCCTCTTATCCCGTCCTAAAGGATCTTTTCACAAGAAGCTGCTTAAGCATCGAACAGGGGAAAATATTTCTAAAATGCCCAATATCTCAAATTTGTTACAAAATCCCGAGGCATATCGAGTTTTGTAG
- a CDS encoding DUF1822 family protein: MTTVNQSLFNPTQLVLELNETIINQAWSQSSNVVNDHSRWQNYLNQVTLNAFLPWLQTEEDSSAQASFDLATNNDIWEVVNGTAISLKDAKLVLIPSEAEDLSELRVPQEWIDIPEWSADYYLAVQVNVDAGYIRVWGYATHQQLKTSANFSHNDRTYTLTDDELISDIDVLWVARELCPEEVTQVEVEPVTAIAPTQAENLIKRLGDRSILLPRLAVPFRTWAALVQNKNWCRRLAATRRGVTYKTPVLQWLQQGMTNLTTDLGWRPIEMTPSAIGARGVATPEPTTSSAVPSFGLAKQVAIANQSYELKILPLPDLSSWRFELRSLTPGGMIPAGFKLRLLTEDLQAFEGNEDLATEPVEQLCLEVDLDAGESLVWQIEPTPDNYQPEVLQF, translated from the coding sequence ATGACTACCGTAAACCAAAGTTTATTTAACCCCACTCAATTAGTTCTCGAACTAAACGAAACTATTATTAATCAAGCTTGGTCACAAAGCTCAAATGTGGTCAACGACCATAGTCGTTGGCAAAACTATCTCAACCAAGTAACATTAAATGCTTTTTTACCTTGGTTACAAACAGAAGAAGATAGTTCAGCTCAAGCAAGTTTCGATCTAGCTACTAATAATGACATTTGGGAGGTAGTCAACGGTACTGCAATTAGTCTCAAAGATGCCAAACTAGTCTTAATTCCCTCTGAAGCTGAAGACTTAAGTGAATTACGAGTTCCTCAAGAATGGATTGACATTCCTGAATGGTCAGCAGACTACTATTTAGCAGTTCAGGTGAATGTTGATGCTGGCTACATCCGCGTTTGGGGCTATGCTACTCACCAACAGTTAAAAACTAGCGCTAACTTTAGTCATAATGACCGTACCTATACTTTGACTGATGACGAATTAATCTCCGATATTGATGTCTTGTGGGTAGCTAGAGAATTATGCCCCGAGGAAGTAACTCAAGTGGAGGTTGAACCTGTGACAGCGATCGCTCCTACTCAAGCTGAGAACTTAATCAAGCGTTTAGGCGATCGCTCCATACTATTACCTCGGTTAGCTGTTCCCTTCCGTACCTGGGCAGCCTTAGTGCAAAATAAAAACTGGTGTCGTCGCTTGGCAGCAACTCGCCGTGGTGTAACATACAAAACTCCAGTATTGCAGTGGTTACAGCAGGGTATGACTAACTTAACTACAGATTTGGGTTGGAGACCAATCGAAATGACTCCTAGCGCGATTGGTGCTAGAGGTGTTGCTACTCCAGAACCAACTACTAGCAGTGCAGTTCCCTCGTTTGGCTTGGCTAAACAAGTTGCGATCGCCAATCAGTCTTATGAATTAAAAATTCTTCCTCTGCCTGATCTAAGTTCATGGCGTTTTGAATTGCGCAGTCTTACACCTGGTGGTATGATCCCCGCTGGCTTTAAGCTCAGATTACTCACCGAAGATTTACAGGCTTTTGAAGGTAACGAAGATCTAGCAACTGAACCAGTAGAGCAGCTCTGCTTGGAAGTAGATTTAGATGCTGGAGAATCCCTAGTTTGGCAAATAGAACCTACGCCCGACAACTATCAGCCAGAAGTATTGCAGTTTTAA
- a CDS encoding sigma-70 family RNA polymerase sigma factor, with protein sequence MLPRQNTIEIFSTFIQFDYDRFSTWATDTRLRRSMKQSLNKISTESSDNFWALYWHQIWQKQPQSLAREHLAAYLQEVCFWSSTKTISGFSSNQYTVPDCFQVAIAGIDKVLKGFDRERGFNLKSYASITFGNLIRELLRQKREIDICSDWSLLRKLSQKRMTEALASAGLDQEVVEQYILAWNCLKTIYVPERASSTRKLPKPERETWVAIANFYNQERRTQLKQAGKAATPENIEKWMLVCVKAVRSYLFPSVTSINRPKPGYDSGEIVDSIVGEVDDSLLTDMIADEEAEQRSQQQTDINQFLTACIQKLKPEERKLLELYYSLGLKQAEIAQELNTQQYTISRKLSRARKVLLKALAKWTQETMHISLTSDVLDNISSLLEEWLAGYYDSDQ encoded by the coding sequence ATGCTCCCTCGCCAAAACACAATTGAAATATTTTCTACTTTTATCCAGTTTGATTATGATCGCTTTAGTACCTGGGCGACGGACACAAGATTGCGTCGCAGTATGAAGCAATCATTAAACAAGATATCTACTGAGAGTTCGGACAACTTTTGGGCGTTATATTGGCATCAAATTTGGCAAAAGCAACCTCAAAGCCTGGCAAGAGAACATTTAGCAGCTTATTTGCAAGAAGTATGTTTTTGGTCATCAACCAAAACCATTAGCGGCTTTAGTAGCAATCAGTATACAGTACCTGATTGTTTTCAAGTGGCGATCGCTGGAATTGATAAAGTTCTCAAAGGATTTGATCGCGAACGAGGATTTAACCTTAAAAGCTATGCCAGTATTACCTTTGGTAATCTAATTCGGGAGCTATTAAGACAAAAACGAGAAATTGATATCTGCTCTGATTGGTCGCTGCTACGTAAACTAAGTCAGAAAAGAATGACCGAAGCACTTGCTAGTGCCGGACTAGACCAGGAAGTAGTTGAGCAATACATCTTAGCCTGGAATTGTCTGAAGACGATTTATGTACCAGAGCGAGCTAGTTCTACTCGTAAGCTACCTAAACCAGAACGGGAAACTTGGGTAGCGATCGCGAATTTCTATAATCAAGAACGTCGAACTCAACTCAAGCAGGCTGGTAAAGCTGCAACTCCAGAAAATATAGAAAAGTGGATGCTAGTTTGCGTCAAAGCGGTCCGTTCCTACTTGTTTCCCAGTGTCACATCAATTAATAGACCTAAACCAGGTTATGATTCTGGAGAAATAGTCGATTCCATCGTCGGCGAAGTTGACGATTCCCTGTTAACAGATATGATTGCGGATGAAGAGGCAGAACAACGTAGTCAACAGCAGACAGATATTAATCAGTTTTTAACTGCCTGCATTCAAAAATTAAAACCCGAAGAGCGAAAATTATTAGAACTTTATTATTCCCTAGGACTTAAACAAGCTGAAATTGCCCAGGAGTTAAATACCCAACAATATACAATTTCTCGCAAATTATCTCGGGCCAGAAAAGTGCTGCTCAAAGCTTTGGCAAAATGGACCCAAGAAACTATGCATATTTCTTTGACATCGGACGTACTCGACAACATAAGCTCACTATTAGAAGAATGGTTAGCTGGTTATTACGACAGCGACCAATAA
- a CDS encoding ATP-binding cassette domain-containing protein — translation MTGNYSKETVVNTEPYIELDNQGQKKTLFLSKDINYLGRDPQWANMQAPKEWNIISRKQAIIEKEGNNFRIYDGDRHHQKPSGNGIFLNQSRINLTEGHILKNGEQLHIGQDPRQQIILTYYNPKRGEMTMPSIRRLNLKGLQNWPVELGRSPNPHSTASMELDAPTVSRLHATINPDSKGRHIIHDRSSNGTFVNGNRIEKPYLLNKGDTVQIGPYVLLYTGESLELTNANNQIRLDAHELTFMVKDKKGEQFTILNNVFLVLEPGQLVAFVGGSGAGKSTLMKSLLGIAPISSGAVYLNGDNLRKNWPIYRSQVGYVPQDDIIHRDLTVEEVLRCACQLRLPPDTDINQVIVNTLEQIKLSHVRNTLVSKLSGGQRKRVSIGVELLADPKLFFLDEPTSGLDPGLDKEMMLLLREQADRGRTIALVTHATDNIGICDRIAFMGLGGNLCYYGPPEEALPFFQRYTGYFADEKFSDFADIYIELNKGKNKIAIAERVSYWSNKFASSPEYKSYIQNSLSPGKENQQVAKSNNSKTGISPWAQLSLLCKRYWKLVSRDTTSLVLTLLSGPITIALTGLPLRDQQPLSIADTPSFTQASLALSLLFVFSCVAIWIGLSNAIREIVKESAIYFRERLLNLGLLPYLTSKLLIRGGLALAQTILITAVVLLVFKAPESQLIPWFLGFAITTFLTLLASTSLSLMLSAFVKTENEGNGILPLVMIPQIIFSGVLFTLEGWSGKLSWLMLSRWSIGAYGSLADVNAMAPPSNSGLSAEILNEIFQATPVYEATWENLGLNWGILIAHTLIYLVIALIVQRRKDIF, via the coding sequence ATGACTGGCAATTATTCCAAAGAAACAGTTGTTAATACAGAACCCTATATCGAATTAGATAATCAAGGTCAAAAAAAGACTCTCTTTCTTAGCAAAGACATTAACTATTTGGGACGAGATCCTCAATGGGCCAATATGCAAGCTCCCAAAGAATGGAACATCATTTCTCGCAAACAAGCAATTATTGAAAAAGAAGGTAACAATTTTCGCATCTATGATGGCGATCGCCATCATCAAAAACCCAGTGGCAACGGTATTTTTCTCAATCAGTCACGAATTAATTTGACAGAAGGGCATATTCTCAAAAACGGTGAACAACTTCATATCGGTCAAGATCCCCGCCAGCAAATCATTTTAACCTACTATAATCCCAAACGGGGAGAGATGACTATGCCTAGCATTCGTCGGCTCAACCTCAAGGGATTACAAAATTGGCCCGTGGAGCTAGGAAGATCTCCTAACCCCCACAGCACTGCCTCTATGGAATTGGATGCGCCGACTGTATCTCGTCTTCATGCCACAATCAATCCGGATAGTAAAGGTCGTCATATCATTCATGATCGCAGTAGTAATGGTACTTTTGTTAACGGTAATCGAATTGAAAAGCCATATTTGCTCAACAAAGGCGATACTGTTCAAATTGGGCCATATGTCTTGCTCTACACTGGAGAATCCCTAGAGTTAACCAACGCTAACAATCAGATTCGTCTTGATGCTCATGAATTGACCTTTATGGTTAAAGACAAGAAAGGAGAACAGTTTACCATTCTCAACAATGTCTTTTTAGTGCTGGAACCAGGACAATTAGTGGCATTTGTTGGCGGTAGTGGTGCCGGAAAGTCAACTTTAATGAAGTCTTTATTGGGAATTGCGCCCATCTCCTCTGGGGCAGTTTATCTCAACGGCGATAATCTTCGCAAAAATTGGCCAATTTATCGTTCTCAAGTGGGTTACGTTCCTCAAGATGATATTATCCACCGTGACCTGACAGTAGAAGAGGTTTTGCGTTGTGCTTGCCAATTGCGTCTTCCCCCCGATACTGATATCAACCAAGTAATTGTTAATACCTTAGAACAAATCAAGCTTTCTCATGTCCGTAATACCTTAGTGTCCAAGCTTAGTGGCGGACAACGCAAGCGGGTTAGTATTGGAGTTGAGTTACTAGCCGATCCTAAATTATTCTTTTTGGATGAACCAACTTCAGGTCTCGATCCTGGTCTTGATAAAGAGATGATGCTGCTGCTACGAGAGCAGGCTGACCGCGGTAGAACTATTGCTTTAGTGACTCATGCTACAGATAATATTGGCATTTGCGATCGCATCGCTTTTATGGGATTGGGGGGCAATCTCTGTTACTATGGACCGCCGGAAGAAGCCCTACCTTTTTTCCAACGATATACTGGTTATTTCGCTGACGAAAAATTTAGTGATTTTGCTGATATTTATATCGAATTGAATAAAGGCAAAAATAAAATTGCGATCGCCGAAAGAGTCAGCTATTGGTCTAATAAATTTGCTAGCTCTCCTGAGTATAAATCTTACATCCAAAATTCCCTGAGTCCAGGCAAAGAAAACCAGCAAGTTGCCAAATCTAACAATTCCAAAACAGGAATTTCTCCCTGGGCACAACTATCTTTGCTCTGTAAGCGTTACTGGAAATTAGTTAGCCGAGATACTACTAGTTTAGTATTGACACTACTATCTGGTCCAATTACTATCGCTTTAACTGGTCTACCTCTCCGAGATCAACAACCCTTGAGCATAGCAGATACCCCCAGCTTCACTCAGGCATCATTAGCTCTAAGTTTACTATTTGTCTTTAGCTGTGTGGCAATTTGGATTGGACTATCCAATGCGATTCGTGAAATCGTTAAAGAATCAGCTATCTATTTTCGTGAAAGGTTGCTCAATCTAGGATTATTGCCTTATCTTACCTCAAAATTATTGATTCGAGGGGGTTTAGCTCTTGCTCAAACAATTCTGATTACTGCGGTAGTATTACTAGTGTTTAAAGCTCCAGAGTCCCAATTGATTCCTTGGTTTCTAGGTTTTGCCATTACAACTTTTTTAACTCTTTTAGCTAGTACTAGTCTCAGTTTAATGCTCTCAGCATTTGTCAAAACTGAAAATGAAGGCAACGGCATCCTTCCCTTAGTAATGATTCCACAAATTATATTTTCCGGAGTTTTGTTTACTCTAGAAGGGTGGTCGGGAAAACTTTCTTGGCTAATGCTTAGTCGCTGGTCAATTGGTGCTTATGGTTCATTAGCAGATGTAAATGCTATGGCTCCACCTTCCAATTCAGGTTTAAGTGCAGAAATACTCAACGAAATTTTTCAAGCTACCCCAGTATATGAGGCAACCTGGGAAAATCTAGGTCTAAATTGGGGCATCTTAATTGCTCATACCTTAATCTACTTAGTTATTGCGCTGATTGTACAGCGTCGAAAAGATATTTTTTAA
- a CDS encoding sugar transferase — MLDKFSSPPDYTVDKGYLSNEIAKGRDLRSPGQLKLAEKELSYRLKVVILLMLDSLALWFSWSNADVFNSRMLSVDAVELGLGINSLFLTVLIFMIFLFSVSDLYRRGDKSRSIYSSVKAVFLAHLAIVPIVLRFYEVDILYQLAIVTLVTMVLISLQRLTLNWIWAYIRQKHFPLRQKILLIGNQKELERSKCLLESSEVFQIAGQLNLSDFEDDESLNLALDRINHKELDEVFICSWEAVQGAASLYWKLRTIGVNWRIIPINIQLPERQVEMATILGVPTIRFSNSAIVGMDFFSKRIFDVFVSLILLMVIGIPMLIIAVLIKLDSPGPILYKQTRVGLNGNYFEICKFRTMVENASELQKQLEEQNEIQGGILFKIKEDPRITKVGKYLRRYSLDELPQLFNVLRGEMSLVGPRPLPVRDVAKFDDNHFFRQEVLPGITGLWQVSGRSDTGSDGVFNLDFEYIKNWSLTLDFKILLQTVQVVFGAKGAY; from the coding sequence ATGTTAGACAAGTTTTCCAGTCCTCCGGACTATACAGTAGATAAAGGTTATTTATCTAATGAGATAGCTAAAGGTAGAGACCTCAGATCTCCAGGTCAGCTGAAGTTGGCCGAAAAAGAGTTGTCTTACAGACTGAAAGTAGTTATTTTGCTGATGCTAGACAGCCTAGCACTTTGGTTTAGTTGGTCTAACGCCGATGTTTTCAATTCGCGGATGTTGAGTGTAGATGCAGTTGAACTAGGACTGGGAATCAACAGTTTGTTTCTAACTGTACTGATTTTCATGATCTTTCTTTTTTCGGTTAGCGATTTATATCGCAGAGGAGATAAAAGTAGAAGTATTTACAGTTCCGTTAAGGCAGTATTTCTAGCCCATTTAGCTATTGTCCCGATAGTGCTGAGATTTTATGAAGTTGATATTCTCTATCAACTTGCTATTGTAACTTTGGTGACAATGGTGTTGATTTCTTTACAACGTCTAACCTTAAACTGGATTTGGGCTTACATACGTCAAAAACATTTCCCCTTAAGACAAAAAATACTTTTGATTGGTAATCAAAAAGAATTAGAAAGATCTAAATGTCTTTTAGAAAGCAGTGAAGTTTTTCAAATTGCTGGTCAGCTCAACTTATCTGACTTTGAAGATGATGAATCTTTGAATTTAGCTTTAGATAGGATTAACCATAAAGAATTAGATGAAGTTTTTATCTGCTCCTGGGAAGCAGTTCAAGGAGCAGCCAGCTTATACTGGAAACTTAGAACTATAGGTGTTAATTGGCGAATTATACCAATAAACATTCAACTGCCAGAAAGACAAGTTGAAATGGCCACTATCTTGGGAGTACCGACGATTAGATTTAGCAATTCGGCAATCGTCGGTATGGATTTTTTCAGCAAGCGTATTTTTGATGTGTTTGTTTCTCTAATTTTATTGATGGTTATTGGTATACCAATGCTGATAATCGCAGTTCTAATTAAACTGGATTCTCCAGGACCCATTTTATATAAACAAACTCGAGTTGGTCTCAATGGGAACTACTTTGAAATCTGTAAGTTTCGTACTATGGTCGAAAATGCCAGTGAATTGCAAAAACAGTTAGAAGAACAAAACGAGATTCAGGGGGGGATCCTCTTCAAAATCAAGGAAGACCCTCGTATTACTAAGGTTGGCAAGTATCTACGCCGTTATAGTCTTGATGAACTGCCTCAATTATTCAATGTTTTGCGAGGTGAAATGAGCTTGGTTGGACCTCGTCCTCTACCGGTAAGAGATGTGGCTAAGTTTGATGACAACCATTTTTTCCGTCAAGAAGTATTACCAGGTATTACTGGCTTGTGGCAGGTTAGCGGTCGTTCTGATACGGGTTCAGATGGTGTTTTTAATTTAGATTTTGAATATATCAAGAATTGGTCTTTAACACTTGATTTCAAGATTCTGCTGCAAACGGTTCAAGTCGTTTTTGGTGCCAAAGGAGCCTACTAA
- a CDS encoding polysaccharide biosynthesis tyrosine autokinase, with the protein MDSNLHLEEYIDFGRYWQVLRRRWIPATATFAGILALSLVAALASEDVYQAEAQLLIKPDRTSKLIGLENGSEEIKGLTQDKDPVETEAKILQSRSTVVKLIRELGLKDDDGEPLTYKDVAKHLNAEPIIGTDLLQITFSDPDPEVAVSFVKRALELYSEGNTLYSRSETVAARNFISKQLPKAEATVKEAEANLRQFKNRNRTANLVEETTTTIDSIATVANQIDQTEAELKAVNARYSKLTSQLGMTWQEASAVSSLSQSLGVQRVFSQLQDVNVAIAQKRGYLSDNAPQIVRLKQEQADLTALLEEQIANTLGERGRNLANKVNILSLGELERSQLADFADLGLRKEGLEEKLASLKNTYAAYQEKSDNLPQLQEQQRELQRQVDAAQSTYETLLGKLREAEIAEQRNVGKVRIVSDAAIAEDPVNPDGKVIVAAGAMMGALFGMALAFILDLKDNTIKNTQEVESMFAYPLHGIVPNLNLTGDSKQMRLPGSGTANLPEQIISDVSMIPLKEAYQNIQVNLKLLDADAKKQVIAITSSVPQEGKSSVSANLAISRAQCGQKILLIDADMRRPTQHNIWEIPNQVGLSNVLNQKIKWEDSIQNVMPNLDVLTAGSISDNPIALLDSSFIKAFIDNVSKHYDQVIFDTPPIIGIADTKMIGRLVDGFLFVVRPGVADYGSATAAKKMLDSTGQKVLGVIVNGADMNREPYYYNSYYYAKDNLETAN; encoded by the coding sequence ATGGATTCTAACTTGCACTTAGAAGAATATATAGACTTTGGAAGATATTGGCAAGTTTTAAGACGGCGTTGGATACCAGCTACAGCAACTTTTGCCGGTATACTTGCCCTGTCATTAGTTGCCGCTTTAGCTTCTGAGGATGTTTATCAGGCCGAGGCTCAGTTATTAATTAAACCAGATCGAACTTCCAAGCTAATTGGTCTGGAAAATGGCTCCGAAGAAATCAAGGGGTTAACGCAAGACAAAGATCCTGTGGAAACAGAAGCGAAAATTCTTCAGTCCCGCTCAACCGTCGTCAAGTTAATTAGAGAACTAGGTCTTAAGGATGATGATGGCGAACCCCTTACATATAAGGATGTAGCTAAACATCTCAATGCCGAGCCAATTATAGGTACAGATTTATTACAGATTACTTTTAGCGACCCCGATCCAGAGGTGGCTGTATCTTTTGTCAAACGAGCTTTAGAACTGTATTCAGAGGGAAATACTCTCTATAGTCGTAGTGAGACTGTAGCTGCACGAAATTTTATTTCTAAGCAGCTGCCTAAAGCAGAAGCTACTGTCAAAGAGGCTGAAGCTAATTTGCGTCAGTTTAAAAATCGGAATCGTACTGCTAATTTAGTCGAAGAGACCACGACAACAATTGATTCGATCGCTACAGTTGCCAATCAAATCGATCAAACTGAAGCCGAATTGAAGGCTGTTAATGCTCGATACAGTAAGTTAACAAGTCAATTAGGCATGACCTGGCAAGAAGCTTCGGCAGTTAGTTCTCTTAGTCAATCTCTAGGGGTACAACGAGTATTTTCCCAGCTTCAGGATGTTAATGTAGCGATCGCACAAAAAAGAGGTTATTTGTCTGATAATGCGCCTCAAATTGTGAGGCTAAAACAAGAACAGGCAGATTTAACTGCTCTTCTAGAAGAACAGATCGCCAATACTTTGGGCGAACGGGGTCGAAATTTAGCTAACAAGGTAAACATATTGAGTTTGGGAGAATTAGAGCGCTCCCAACTAGCTGACTTTGCTGACTTAGGACTACGCAAAGAAGGATTAGAGGAAAAATTAGCATCTCTCAAAAATACCTATGCTGCGTATCAGGAAAAATCTGATAATTTACCACAATTACAGGAGCAGCAAAGAGAGCTACAGCGTCAAGTTGATGCGGCACAATCAACTTATGAGACATTGTTAGGCAAGTTGAGAGAAGCAGAAATCGCCGAACAGAGAAACGTGGGGAAAGTTCGTATCGTATCTGATGCTGCCATAGCAGAAGATCCCGTTAATCCTGATGGAAAGGTAATCGTGGCAGCAGGAGCTATGATGGGAGCCTTATTTGGGATGGCATTGGCTTTTATACTTGACCTCAAGGACAATACTATCAAGAACACTCAAGAAGTGGAAAGCATGTTTGCCTATCCTCTACACGGTATAGTGCCTAATCTGAATTTAACTGGCGATAGTAAACAGATGCGGCTTCCTGGAAGTGGCACAGCAAACTTACCGGAGCAAATAATTTCCGATGTATCAATGATTCCTTTGAAAGAAGCATATCAGAATATCCAGGTCAATCTGAAGCTTTTAGATGCTGATGCCAAAAAACAAGTTATTGCCATTACAAGTTCAGTTCCTCAAGAAGGTAAATCTTCCGTATCAGCTAATTTAGCTATATCAAGGGCTCAATGTGGTCAGAAAATTTTGCTGATTGACGCAGATATGCGGCGACCGACTCAACATAATATTTGGGAAATTCCCAATCAAGTAGGTTTAAGTAACGTTCTCAATCAAAAAATTAAATGGGAAGATAGTATTCAAAATGTAATGCCGAATCTGGATGTTTTAACTGCTGGTTCAATCTCAGATAATCCCATTGCTTTGCTGGATTCCTCCTTCATAAAAGCATTTATCGATAATGTATCAAAGCATTACGACCAAGTGATTTTTGATACCCCCCCTATAATTGGTATTGCAGATACTAAAATGATCGGCAGACTGGTAGATGGCTTTCTGTTTGTAGTACGTCCTGGAGTTGCCGATTATGGCAGTGCAACAGCAGCGAAGAAAATGTTGGATAGCACTGGACAAAAAGTATTAGGGGTAATTGTTAATGGAGCAGATATGAATAGAGAGCCATACTATTACAACAGTTATTATTATGCCAAAGATAATCTTGAAACAGCTAATTAA
- a CDS encoding O-antigen ligase: MKLAIRPFEYIFAVISLILFSQGFYTVIIGAESFQSGEDIDSIILRVAFLLIYFLTFCLIILRWQRTLAFLGTNVWLLFLVGLAIASITWSSIPDVTLRKVIALIGTTLFGLYLASGFNFEQQLKIYGWTFGISIFFSFVFAIALPEYGIMNTEAIVGAWRGIYPHKNGLGESMFASFLSFYLLSISTSNKKHQLLFQICSLLSVILIFFGESATALISAVFIFLTAQGLKPLSLRSKKNVLFILLFLILTALLIFLIMINFNAFLIANDKDTTLSGRTILWDSLWHFIQQKPWLGYGYGTFFSGLSREANLLWQEHDWSPVHAHNGYIQLWLQFGIVGLSAFTIGYMGCLFNSLFQYLVFKEPKMLWGFLFLLYTVFLNLTEVSFFGSNSIIWILSLVSIYSMKIKTRKIKTQVVKSTS; this comes from the coding sequence ATGAAATTAGCAATTCGCCCTTTTGAATATATATTTGCAGTAATATCATTAATACTTTTTTCACAAGGCTTTTATACCGTAATTATAGGTGCTGAAAGTTTTCAGTCGGGAGAAGATATAGACAGCATAATACTTCGTGTTGCCTTTTTATTAATCTATTTTCTGACTTTTTGTTTAATAATTCTTCGTTGGCAGAGAACATTAGCTTTTCTGGGAACCAATGTATGGCTATTATTTTTAGTTGGGTTAGCAATTGCTTCAATTACGTGGTCTTCTATTCCAGATGTTACCTTAAGAAAGGTCATTGCTTTAATTGGTACAACTTTATTTGGATTATATTTAGCTTCTGGTTTTAATTTTGAACAACAGTTGAAAATATATGGTTGGACTTTTGGTATATCTATATTTTTTAGCTTTGTATTTGCCATAGCTCTACCAGAATACGGCATAATGAACACAGAAGCTATTGTGGGCGCTTGGCGTGGAATTTATCCCCACAAGAATGGTTTGGGTGAAAGTATGTTTGCCAGCTTTCTATCTTTTTACTTATTATCTATTTCCACTTCCAACAAAAAGCATCAGTTATTGTTTCAAATCTGCTCTCTACTGTCGGTAATCTTAATTTTTTTCGGGGAATCTGCTACAGCTTTAATAAGTGCTGTATTTATTTTTTTGACAGCTCAGGGATTAAAGCCACTATCATTAAGATCTAAAAAAAATGTCTTGTTTATTTTGCTGTTTTTAATCCTTACTGCTCTACTAATCTTCCTGATTATGATCAATTTTAATGCATTTTTAATAGCCAATGACAAAGATACTACATTGTCAGGAAGAACTATTTTGTGGGATTCATTGTGGCATTTCATTCAACAAAAACCATGGTTGGGTTATGGTTATGGCACTTTTTTTTCTGGTTTAAGCAGAGAAGCAAATTTATTATGGCAAGAACATGACTGGTCTCCAGTACATGCCCACAATGGGTACATTCAACTCTGGTTACAATTTGGAATAGTCGGATTATCCGCATTTACTATTGGATATATGGGGTGTTTATTTAATTCACTATTTCAATATTTAGTATTTAAAGAGCCTAAAATGCTCTGGGGATTTTTATTTTTACTTTATACTGTTTTCCTGAATTTAACGGAAGTATCTTTTTTTGGTTCCAACAGTATTATCTGGATTCTATCCTTAGTTTCAATATATTCAATGAAAATAAAAACTAGGAAAATAAAAACACAAGTAGTAAAATCTACCAGTTAA